The DNA segment TGGATCCCGCGGCGCTCGGTTCGCCGGAGAGCTGGTGGTCGGTGCTGCTGGAGCAGATGTGGGACGGGCTGCTCTGAGCCGTCGTTCCCGTCCCCGCCGCTGAGGCGGAGGGCGAGGTGGGAGGCCGGGGCCGGCCGGATACGCGTATCCGGCCGGCCCCGGCCTCTGTCCGTGTGCCCCGGCTCCGTGGCCGCCTCCCTCATCCCCGTTCACCGGTCCGGTACTTGACCCTGACGTTGCGGGAGGGGGAAGGATGACCGGGACCTCAGGAGGAGGTACCCCGAGAAGTACTCCGCCTGCCGGTGGAGAGCCCCTAGGGGTACCTCCGTACTACGGCTCGGGGAGGGCTCGTACCGGCGGAGGACGAGACGGGGCGGGGTCGGTCCTTAACCTGGCTTTACGCCGCTGGGGGTGGCGGGGCACACCACCGGAGGGTGGGGTTTTCCCCAGAGGAAGACTGCGCCGGGCACCAGGGCGCTCAGGCTTCCCCGCCGCCAGACTGCATCACGTCGAACGAACACGCACGGAGCGGCCGTCGGGCATGACGGCGGTCGCGCGGGCACCGTTTTCCCACTTGCTGAGCGATACAGGAGACTTACCGTGACATCGGCTGTGACCATTCCCAAGCCCGGAGGAACTGGTGGGCGTACGGCCGTTGCCGCGCGGGCGCGGCAGGTCGTGAAGGCGTACGGGTCCGGGGAAACCCGTGTCGTCGCCCTGGACCACGTGGACGTGGACATCGCCCGCGGCCGGTTCACCGCGATCATGGGTCCGTCGGGGTCCGGCAAGTCCACGCTGATGCACTGTCTGGCCGGGCTCGACACGGTGACCAGCGGGCAGATCCACCTGGACGAGACGGAGATCACCGGGCTGAAGGACAAGAAGCTGACGCGGCTGCGCCGGGACCGGATCGGGTTCATCTTCCAGGCGTTCAACCTGCTGCCGACGCTGAACGCGATCGAGAACATCACGCTTCCCATGGACATCGCCGGCCGCAAGCCGGACCGGCCGTGGCTGGACCGGGTGGTGGAGACCGTCGGACTGTCCGACCGGCTGAAGCACCGGCCCACCCAGCTCTCCGGCGGGCAGCAGCAACGGGTGGCGGTGGCGCGGGCCCTGGCCGCCCGGCCGGAGATCATCTTCGGTGACGAGCCGACCGGAAACCTCGACTCGCGTGCGGGTGCCGAGGTCCTCGGCTTCCTGCGCCGCTCGGTCGACGACCTGGGCCAGACCATCGTGATGGTCACGCACGACCCGGTCGCCGCCTCCTACGCGGACCGGGTGCTGTATCTCGCCGACGGCCGCATCGTCGACGAGATGCACAAGCCGACGGCCGAGCAGGTCCTGGACCGCATGAAGGACTTCGACGCCCGGGGGCGTACGTCATGACTGTCCTGAAGACCTCGATGCGCAACTTCCTCGCACACAAGGGGCGGATGGCGCTGTCGGCGGTGGCGGTGCTGCTGTCGGTGGCGTTCGTGTCCGGGACGCTGGTGTTCACGGACACGATGTCGACGACGTTCGACAAGCTGTTCGCGGCCACGGCGTCGGACGTCACGGTCAGCGCCAAGGACGCCTCCGACGGCGGCGAGACCACCTCCGACACCGGCAAGCCGCCGGTCATCCCCGAGTCCGTGCTCGCCCGGGTGCGGGACGTGGACGGGGTGAAGTCGGCCGAGGGGGCGTTGCACTCCACCGCGCTGACCGTCGTCGACGGCGACAGGGAGAGCCTCTCGCCCACCAGCGGCGGCCCGACCATCGTCGGCAGCTGGACCGCCAACGACGCCCGCACCATGAAGATCACCTCCGGTGCGGCGCCCGAGGGCCCCGACCAGGTCATGGTGGACGCCGACACCGCCGACAAGCACCGCCTGGAGCTCGGTGACGAGATCAGTGTCATCAGCGTGGTCGGCACGCACGCCGCGAAGATCTCCGGCATCACCGACTTCACCGTCACCAACCCCGGTGCCGCGATCTTCTTCCTGGACACGAAGACCGCCCAGCAGGCCCTGATCGGTGAGAGCGGCGTCTTCACCAACGTCAACGCCACGGCCGCCGACGGTGTCAGCGACGACCGGCTGAAGAAGAACGTCGTGGCCGCTCTGGGCGGCGACTACAAGGTGCTGACCGCCGAGGAGAGCGTGGAGGCCGGCCAGCAGGACGTCGAGGGCTTCATGAGCGTCATGAAGTACGCGATGCTCGGCTTCGCCGGGATCGCGTTCCTCGTCGGCATCTTCCTGATCATCAACACGTTCTCCATGCTGGTCGCCCAGCGCACCCGGGAGATCGGCCTGATGCGGGCCATCGGCTCCTCCCGCAAGCAGGTCAACCGTTCGGTGCTGATCGAGGCGCTGCTCCTGGGCGTCGTCGGGTCGCTGCTCGGGGTGGCCGCGGGCGTCGGGCTCGCGGTCGGGCTGATGAAGCTCATGGGCGCGGTCGGCATGGAGCTGTCCACCGACGACCTCACGGTCGCCTGGACGACCCCGGTGGTCGGGCTGCTCCTCGGTGTCGTCGTCACCGTTCTGGCCGCCTACCTGCCCGCGCGGCGGGCCGGGAAGATCTCCCCGATGGCCGCCCTGCGTGACGCGGGTGCCCCCGCGGACGCCAGGGCCGGCTGGATCAGGGGTGGCGTCGGCACGCTCCTGACCGCGGTCGGCGCGCTCGCGCTGTACCTCGCCTCGGCGGCGGACAAGGCCACCGAGGGCTCGATGTGGCTCGGCCTGGGGGTGGTGCTCTCGCTGGTCGGGTTCGTGCTCGTCGGCCCGCTGCTCGCCGGCGGTGTGGTCCGGGTGCTGGGCGTCGTCGTGCTGCGGGTCTTCGGTCCCGTGGGGCGGATGGCCGAGCGCAACGCCCTGCGCAACCCGCGCCGCACCGGCGCCACCGGTGCCGCGCTGATGATCGGGCTGGCCCTGGTGGCGTGCCTGTCGGTGGTCGGCTCGTCCATGGTGGCCTCCGCCACCGACGAGCTCGACAGGATCGTCGGCACGGACTTCATCATCCAGCCCGACAGCGGTCAGCTGCTCACCCCGCAGGCGGTGAAGGCGGTGCAGGAGACCCCGGGGCTGGAGCGCGTCACCGAGTACAAGTGGACCGAGGCGGACTTCACCACGCCCGACGGAAAGCGGCTCGAGGACACCGCGATCACCGCGGCCGACCCGACGTACGCCACCGACCTGCGGGTGGAGACGGTGGAGGGGAAGCTCTCCGACGCCTACCGGCCCGACTCGATGTCCGTCCACGAGAAGTTCGCCGAGGACCACGGCATCGGCCTCGGCTCGACGATCGACGTCACGTTCAGGGACGGGGAGACCGGCACGCTGACCGTCCGGGCGATCACCAGCAGTGAGGCCGTGGTCGACGCGGGTGCGATGTACACGTCGATCGAGACCCTCGCGAGGTACGTCCCGGCCGACCGGATGCCGCTGGACATACTGCTCTTCGCCACGGCGAAGGAGGGACAGCAGGAGGCCGCGTACACGGCGCTGAAGGACTCGCTGCACGACTACCCGCAGTACACCGTGCGCGACCGGACCGACTACAAGGAAGCGCTCAAGGACCAGATCGGCCAGCTGCTGAACATGATCTACGGCCTGCTGGCCCTGGCGATCGTCGTCGCGATCCTGGGTGTGGTGAACACCCTGGCCCTGTCGGTGGTCGAGCGGACGAGGGAGATCGGCCTGATGCGGGCCATCGGCCTCTCGCGCCGCCAGCTGCGCCGCATGATCCGCCTGGAGTCGGTCGTCATCGCCCTTTTCGGTGCCCTGCTGGGCCTGGGGCTCGGCATGGGCTGGGGCGCCACCGCCCAGCAGCTCCTCGCGCTGGAGGGCCTGAAGGTCCTCGAGATCCCGTGGCCGACGATCACCGGTGTGTTCATCGGCTCGGCGTTCGTGGGGCTGTTCGCGGCTCTGGTCCCGGCGTTCCGGGCGGGCCGGATGAACGTCCTGAACGCGATCGCCACGGAGTAGCCGCGGCCGCGACCGGCCACCGCACACGGGGGTTGCGGGGGAACGCCCGGTGCCGGGGAGCCCAGGAGGGCCACCGGCGCCGGGTGGCTTCGCGCGTGCGGGAGCCGGGGGCGCCCGGGGGCCACGTGACGGCGACGGCGTCCGGCCCCGGTCCTACGCGCCGGCGCACACCTCGCACGGGATGGCCGCCCCGTCGGTGCCGGCGGGAAAGTAGGCGGGATTGAACGTCTCCCGTACGAAGACCAGCGGTCCGGCCGCGTCGCACCTCACGTACGTCTTCGACGCGCAGGCCTCGTCCGGTGCCTCGGGCCAGGCGGCACGGCCGACGTGGAGCAGCCGCCGCTCCGGCCGGCCGCCCCGGCCTGCCAGCGCGTACCCCAGGGGCCGCGGGGCCGGCATCGCCGCGTCCCCGTCCCCGTCCGCGTCGCGGCCGGCCGCGACGACCACGACGCTGGCGGAGACGGGCACACCGGTGGGCGTGACCAGCCGGGTCCGGCGCAGCAGGCACGGCCGGCCCGCCTCGAGACCCAGCGTCGCCCGGGGGGCGGAGTCGTCGAGGGCGTGCGTGGACAGCCGGGCGGTGTGGGTGATCCGGACGTGCAGGGGTGCCTTCACCACCGCTTCGAGCAGGACGGTCGTCAGGCCGTCGCTCGCCAGGAGCATGCGCGTGCGGGCCGAGGCGAACTCGGCGATGCTCCGGTCGGGACCGGGCGCGGGACCGGGGGGCGGAGTCGTCGAGGGCGTGCGTGGACAGCCGGGCGGTGTGGGTGATCCGGACGTGCAGGGGTGCCTTCACCACCGCTTCGAGCAGGACGGTCGTCAGGCCGTCGCTCGCCAGGAGCATGCGCGTGCGGGCCGAGGCGAACTCGGCGATGCTCCGGTCGGGACCGGGCGCGGGAGCATGCGCGGGACCGGGGGTGGAGCGTGAGGAGGAGCTGTGGCCATCTGATACGCGGCCTGCTTTCGCTGGATGCGGAAGGACTCGTTCCGGAGCGCGGTGGAGCACAGGGGAGCGCGGGAGGGGTGCGCGGGAGCGGTGCGGGCCTACCGGGCGGCCTCGTGCGGTCTGCGGCCCCATGCCGTCAGCATCGCGATGAACATCTCCCGGGTCGAGGGCCGGCGCACGTGGGCGATGGCCTCGTCCAGTGTGGCCATGGGCACCTCGTCGGCCAGCAGGTGGATCTCGCACTGCTCGCGCGTGTGCGCGACGAAGGTGCCGAACCCCGGATTCATCCCGATGATCGGATGGTGTGCGAGCAGACCGACCTTGGCCAGTCCGAGGTCCGTGAGGATCCGCGGGTACCGGGAGGCGAAGTGGAGGTCGCTGCCGATCACGTTCGCCATCATAAGGAAGTGTCCCGTCATCACCTTCCGGTAGGCGGGGTGGTGGTACTGCTCGGGATGCAGGGCGACACCGTCGGTGAGGTCCAGCAGCCCGCCCGGCCGCACCCAGGACAGCATGCGGGGCAGCAGTTCCTCCCGCTGCCGCAGGTGCCTCACCAGCAGCCTGGCGTGGACGAGGTCGAACTCGCCCGGAGGGAAGCCGGTGTCGTTGACGTCGGCGTGCACGACATCGAGGTGCGACCGCTTCCGCGTCAGGAACGTGCTGTCGCGGTCGAGCGCGGTGACCGGCCCGTGGACGGTCCGGCTCAGCCAGGAGTTGACGGTACCGGTTCCCGCTCCGACGTCGAGGCAGCGCCAGCCGGGCTCGACCCCGAGGTCGTGCAGGGTTTGGAAGGAGACAGGGTCCAGGGCCCGGGTGAGCCCGCCCAGACGTGCCCGTTCGTTGTCGCGTGCCGAGGAGAGGAGCACATCGCCGTAACTTTCCATAGTCACGACCGGGTCGACGATCTACCGGTTGTGACGACACGGGCGGCTCGACGAGGGCCGCTCGCCTGCCGTCCGTCGTCCGCCCGCAGCCGGACGGGCCCGGCACGCGCCGCGGGCCGGGCTCGGTCGTCGTACGCTGGAGACCCCCGGCCCGCGGCGCGTGCCGGGCCCGTCGTGTTGCACACCTCTCCGTAAGGGAAGCCGCTCCGAATGAGCCTGCACGGTCTGTTGGACGCCGTCGTCAAGGACACCGCCCTCGCGGAAGCGATCTCGGCGGCTGCCGACGGCAACCGCATGCACGTCGACCTGGTCGGCCCCTCCGCCGCCCGTCCGTTCGCGGTCGCCGCCCTCGCCCGGGAGACCGGCCGTACGGTGCTGGCCGTGACGGCGACCGGCCGGGAGGCCGAGGACCTGGCGGCGGCCCTGCGCTCCATGCTCCCGCCCGAGGAGGTCGTGGAGTACCCGTCCTGGGAGACGCTGCCGCACGAGCGGCTGAGCCCGCGCAGCGACACCGTGGGACGCCGGCTGGCCGTGCTGCGCCGGCTGGCGCACCCCCGCGCCGACGACCCGGAGACGGGCCCGGTGTCGGTCGTCGTCGCGCCCGTACGGTCCGTGCTCCAGCCACAGGTCAAGGGTCTGGGCGAGCTGGAGCCGGTCGCGCTGCGGACCGGAGGGAGCGCCGATCTGAACGAGACGGTCGAGGCGCTCGCCGCCGCCGCGTACGCGCGCGTGGAGCTGGTCGAGAAGCGCGGCGAGTTCGCCGTACGCGGCGGCATCCTCGACGTGTTCCCGCCCACCGAGGAACACCCCCTCCGGGTGGAGTTCTGGGGCGACGACATCGAGGAGATCCGTTACTTCAAGGTCGCCGACCAGCGCTCCCTGGAGGTGGCCGAGCACGGCCTGTGGGCCCCGCCCTGCCGTGAGCTGCTGCTCACCGAGGACGTACGGGAGCGTGCGCGGGTGCTGGCCGAGCGGCACCCGGAGCTGGGCGAGCTGCTCGGGAAGATCGCCGAGGGGATCGCGGTGGAGGGCATGGAGTCCCTCGCGCCGGTTCTGGTCGACGACATGGAACTGCTCCTCGACGTCCTGCCCGAGGGCAGCATGGGCGTCGTGTGCGACCCGGAGCGGGTGCGCACCCGCGCCTCGGACCTGGTGGCGACCTCGCAGGAGTTCCTGCAGGCGTCCTGGGCGGCCACCGCAGGGGGCGGCGAGGCGCCGATCGACGTCGGCGCGGCCTCCCTGCGGTCCATCGCGGACATCCGTGAACGGGCCCGCGAGCTGGAGATGATGTGGTGGTCGGTGTCGCCGTTCGCCGCCGACGAGTCGTTCGCGTCCGACGGCGGCAGTGCCGGGGCCGGCGGCGGGGCGGAGGGCTCGGACACCCTCAAGCTCGGCATGCGCGCCCCGGAGGCCTACCGGGGCGACACCGCGCGGGCGCTCGCCGACACCAAGAGCTGGCTGGCCGACGGCTGGCGCACGGTGTTCGTCACCGAGGGCCACGGCCCGGCAGCCCGCACCGTGGAGGTGCTGGGCGGCGAGGGCATCCCGGCCCGCCTGGCCGGGGCGGCCGACGGGAAGGCGGGGACGGGCGAGCTCGGCGAGATCGCCCCGGCCGTCGTCCACGTCGCCTGCGGTTCCATCGACAACGGCTTCGTCGACCCGGTGCTCGGACTGGCCGTGCTCACCGAGACCGACCTGTCCGGCCAGAAGGCGTCCGGCCGTGAGGGCGCCCGGATGCCGGCCCGGCGCCGCAAGACCATCGACCCGCTCACCCTGGAGCCGGGCGACCACATCGTCCACGAGCAGCACGGCGTCGGCCGCTACATCGAGATGGTGCAGCGCACCGTGCAGGGCGCGACCCGCGAGTACCTGGTGGTGGAGTACGCCCCCGCCAAGCGCGGCCAGCCCGGCGACCGCCTCTACATTCCCACCGACCAGCTGGAGCAGATCACCAAGTACGTCGGCGGCGAGGCGCCCACCCTGCACCGTCTCGGCGGCGCCGACTGGACCAAGACGAAGGCCCGCGCCAAGAAGGCCGTCAAGGAGATCGCCGCCGACCTGATCAAGCTGTACAGCGCGCGCATGGCAGCCCCCGGGCACGCCTTCGGCGGGGACACGCCCTGGCAGCGCGAGCTGGAGGACGCCTTCCCGTACGCGGAGACGCCCGACCAGCTCACCACCATCGCCGAGGTCAAGGAGGACATGGAGAAGACGGTCCCCATGGACCGGCTGATCTGCGGCGACGTCGGCTACGGCAAGACGGAGATCGCGGTGCGGGCCGCGTTCAAGGCGGTGCAGGACGGCAAGCAGGTCGCCGTCCTCGTCCCCACGACGCTGCTGGTGCAGCAGCACTTCGGGACCTTCGGCGACCGGTACGCGCAGTTCCCGGTGAACGTGCGGGCGCTGTCCCGGTTCCAGAGCGACACGGAGGCGAAGGCGGTCCTCGAGGGGCTGAAGGACGGCTCGGTGGACGTCGTCATCGGCACCCACCGGCTGTTCTCCTCGGAGACGAAGTTCAAGGACCTGGGCCTGGTCATCGTCGACGAGGAGCAGCGGTTCGGCGTCGAGCACAAGGAGCAGCTGAAGAAGCTGCGCGCCAACGTCGACGTGCTGACCATGTCCGCCACCCCGATCCCGCGCACCCTGGAGATGGCGGTCACCGGCATCCGTGAGATGTCGACGATCACCACGCCGCCGGAGGAGCGCCACCCGGTGCTCACTTTCGTCGGCCCGTACGACCAGCGGCAGATCGGCGCGGCCGTCCGCCGTGAACTGCTGCGCGAGGGGCAGGTCTTCTACATCCACAACCGGGTCGAGTCGATCGACCGCGCGGCGGCCCGGCTGCGCGAGATCGTGCCCGAGGCGCGCATCGCGACCGCCCACGGACAGATGTCGGAGTCGGCGCTGGAGCAGGTCGTCGTCGACTTCTGGGAGAGGAAGTTCGACGTGCTGGTGTCGACGACGATCGTCGAGTCCGGCATCGACATCTCCAACGCCAACACCCTGATCGTGGAACGCGGCGACAACTTCGGCCTGAGCCAGCTGCACCAGCTGCGCGGCCGGGTCGGCCGCGGGCGGGACCGCGGTTACGCGTACTTCCTGTACCCGCCGGAGAAGCCGCTGACGGAGACCGCGCACGAGCGCCTCGCGACGATCGCCCAGCACACCGAGATGGGCGCGGGCATGTACGTGGCGATGAAGGACCTGGAGATCCGCGGCGCCGGAAACCTGCTCGGCGGCGAGCAGTCGGGCCACATCGCGGGCGTCGGCTTCGACCTGTACGTCCGGATGGTCGGCGAGGCCGTCGCGGACTACCGGCGCCAGCTGGAGACCGGCGGGATCCAGGAGGAGCCGCCGCTCGAGGTCAAGATCGAGCTGCCCGTCGACGCGCACGTCCCGCACGACTACGCGCCCGGCGAGCGGCTGCGTCTGCAGGCGTACCGGGCGATCGCCGCCGCCGACAAGGAGGAGGACGTCACGGCGGTGCGCGAGGAACTCGTCGACCGCTACGGCACGTTGCCGGAGCCGGTGGAGAACCTGCTGCTGGTGGCGGGGCTGCGCATGCTCGCCCGCGCGTGCGGTGTCGGCGAGATCGTCCTGCAGGGCAACAACATCCGTTTCGCGCCGGTGGAGTTGCGGGAGTCCCAGGAACTCCGTCTCAAACGGCTCTACCCGGGCACGGTCATCAAACCGACCGCGCACCAGGTGCTGGTGCCCCGTCCGAAGACCGCGAAGGTGGGCGGGAAGCCGCTGGTCGGCCGGGAGCTGCTGGCGTGGGTCGGGGAGTTCCTGACGTCGGTCCTGGGGTCGTGACCGGCCCCGCCCCGTTCCGGGCCCCGGACACACGAAACGGCGGACACACGAAACGGCGGACCCGCGAAACCGCCCACGGGAAGGGGGTCCGTGGGCAGTTCCCGGTCCTGGGGCACGTCGGGTTCCGGTGACGTGAGGGCGGACGGCTGAGCGAGGAGACCCGGGGTCTACGCCTGGTCGTGGCGGCCCCGGTCGCGGTGCAGGCCGAACCGTTTCTCGGCCTGCCGCTGTCCGGCGTCGACCTGGCTCTCGTGCTTGCCGCCGGTCCTCTTGTTGATCTCCTTCTCCGCCGCGTCGGAGGCCTTCTTCGCCTTGTCCTGCACCGAGCGGTTGCTCTTGAACTTGTCGAGGATGCCCATCCGGAGCTCCTTCCCGGGTGACTCAGCACCGACCCTACGCGGAATCATCCCTTGATGCTCGATTTGCACCGATGTGGTCTGGACCTCTCTCTGGCTACGGTGGGACCAGGTGCGATCCGGCCGTTCGGGGACGGGTGCAGAGGGACAAAGGGGTGGTGCGCCGTGGGGCGGTACTCGACGACGTTCTCGGCGTGCGCGGCACGAGGCGGGACGCGGGGCGCGGCGGGACGCGCGGGAGTGGCGGCGCTGGCCGCCGTACTGCTCCTCGCCGGCTGCGAGGTCCTGGAGGAGGGGAGCGGTTCTCCCGCCGAGAGCGGCGGCGCGGCGCAGGCGCCGGACGGACGCGCCGTCAGCCCCCTGGACAACCCGGACGGCACCGAACCGGGCCTCACCCCGCTGACCGGGGAGGCGGACCGGGCCGACGGGCGTGCACTCATCGAGACGGTGCGAACCAAGGGGCGCGGGCCGAAGACGGGTTACGACCGCGACGAGTTCGGCTACGCCTGGAAGGACACGGCCGACGGAGTGCCGTTCGCCCGCAACGGTTGCGACACGCGGAACGACTTGCTGAAACTCCACGGGCGCAACGTCGAGTTCCGTACCGGTTCCGACTGCGTGGTCGTCTCGATGGACGTGTACGACCCGTACACGGGCAAGGACATCGCCTGGAAAAAGGCGAAAGCCGCCGAGGTCCAGATAGACCACGTGGTGCCGCTCTCGTACAGCTGGCAGATGGGCGCCTCCCGCTGGAGCAAGGAGAAGCGGCAGCGGCTGGCCAACGACGTGCTGAACCTCCTGCCGGTTTCGGGATCCGCGAACTCCGCCAAGAGTGACTCCGGGCCGGCGTCCTGGCTGCCGTCGAACAAGGCGATCCGGTGCTCTTACGTGGTGCGGTTCGCGCAGGTCGCGGAAAAATATGAGCTCCCAGTGACGGCCTCGGACAAGGAAATGATGCTCAAGCAGTGTGGGGACTGAGAGGGCTGCGATGACCTGGGGAAATGCCGTGGCTTCCGCGCTGCGGGACGCCTATGCTCCGTTGCCGTGGCTGATCGCGTACAGAAGATCGTGACGGAGCCGCCGGGCCTGAAGAGCGTCACCGACGTCTGGCAGGTGGCCGACCGGCGTCTGGCGCAAGGGGACGCTGCCTTCATCGCGGACCTCGGCATCGCGCTCGCCGGGGCGTACGGCTCCGAGCCCAGGCCGATCTGGCAGTACGGGAGCGTCTTCGACCACCTGCTCCGGCTGCTGGCCACCAATCCTGGCCCTGGGAACGTGGTTCAGGCGCTGCGGCTGGTCTCCTCGACGGAAGTCGCCCAAAGGGAGTTGGATCACTCCACGGCATCCTTGCTGGCGTCCGGTCACCCGGCCTCCCGGTCGACGGCGGCGCCAACTCCTCCAAGGGCGACTCGGGGCCCGCGGCCTGGCTGCCGCCCAGCAAACGGGTCCGGTACGCGTACGCGGTCCGCTTCGCCCAGGTCGCCGTCAAGTACGAGATGCCGGTGACCGCCGACGACAAGGAGATGATGCTGCGGCAGTGCGGCGGCTGACCGCCCTGACGGCAACGGCCGGCAACGGTCGGCAACGGTTCGGTACACACCGGGACCGGTTGTCCCCATCGGCCTATACGCTCGGACTTCCCGGCGCCTTCCGCTCGCGCGGTTTCGCCCACCCGTACCACCCGTACCACCCGTACCACGCGTGTCACTTGCGCGCTCGTACCCCTCGTACTACTCGCACCACTCGTCCCATCGGCTACACCGGTCCAGGAGCAGTCATGTACGGCCACGGCGCGGCGCCGCCCCAGCGCAGTACGGCAACGGTCATCTCCCTGCGCGTGCTGATCGCCGCCGCCGGCGTCCTGTCGTGCGGGCTGCTGGCCTGCGTGCCGCTGTTCCGGGTCGCGGTCCTGCGGGGCCGCCTCCCCGACTGGCTGATGGCCTGGGTGAGCCTGCCGCTCTCCCTCTTCCTGCTGATGGTGATCGGCTCGCTCCCGGAGTCGGACCCCCGGACCGATGTCGCCCTCTTCGGTCTCCTGCTCCTGGGCGCAGGCGCGGCCGTGTACTACCTGACCGTGGACATCCGCCACCACCAACGGCTGCTCCATTACGGGGTGCACGGCATCCCGTCGCCCCACGCCACGACGATGCACGCGCACGGCGGCGCCCCCGCCCCCTACGGCTACCCGCAGCCCACGCCGCCGTACACGCACACACCGGTGCCGCAGCCCCGGCCCAACATGCCCCCGCAGATGCCCCGGCCGCCCGTGCCGCACCACGACGGGGCCCCCACCCCGGTACCTCCGGCCCAGTCGCCGCAGCAGCCCGGGCCGGCCCGGATCGACCAGGTGCGCGCCGAACTCGACGAGCTCAGCGACTACCTGCGCAGAAGCGACGGCGGCCGGGGCGACGGCAACAAGCAGGGGGGCAGGTGAGGGTGACGGCGGGACGGGTCGTCGCCGGCCGCTACGAGCTGTCCACGCTCATCGGGCAGGGCGGCATGGGGCAGGTCTGGACGGCCTACGACAAGCGGCTGGACCGGCGGGTCGCGGTGAAGCTGCTGCGCCCGGACAAGGTGGCCGGCCAGGAGGCCGACGAACTGCGCCGCCGCTTCGTGCGTGAGTGCCGGGTGACCGCGCAGGTCGATCATCCCGGCCTGGTCACCGTGCACGACGCGGGCAGCGAGGGCGACGAACTGTTCCTCGTCATGCAGCACGTCGACGGCGCCGACCTCGGCGACCACCTCGCCGAGCACGCCCCGTACCCGTGGCAGTGGGCGGTGGCGGTGGCCGCGCAGCTGTGTGCCGCGCTGAGCGCGGTGCACGCCGTGCCGATCGTCCACCGTGACCTCAAACCGCGCAACGTGATGGTGAGGCAGGACGGTACCGTCACGGTGCTCGACCTGGGCGTCGCCTCCGTCATGGACAGCGACACCACGCGCCTGACCCACACCGGTTCGCCCATCGGCTCGCCCGCCTACATGGCCCCGGAGCAGGCGATGGGCGGCGTGGTCGGACCGTACACGGACCTGTACGCGCTCGGCGTGCTGCTGCACGAACTGCTCAGCGGTGATGTGCCCTTCGCGGGCTCGACGGCGCTCGGCGTGCTGCACCGGCACCTCTACGAGGCGCCGCAGCCGGTGCGCCAGGTCCGCCAGGAGGTCCCCGAGGCCCTGGAGGCGCTGGTCCTGCGTCTGCTCGCCAAGGACCCGCAGCACCGCCCCGCCTCCGCCCAGGAGGTCTACGAGCACCTGTCGCTGCTGCTGCCGTCGAGGGGCACACCCACCGGAGCGCCCCTCGACCCCACGCGCCCCTTTCTGCGTCCGCACGCCCCCTGGCCGGACCGTGCGCGCACCCCCGCGCCCCGGCCCGCCCCCGCCGCACCGCTCGCGCCCGTCGCGGGGAAGGCCGACGTCGCCGCGGCCGTGGACGAGGTCAAGCGGCTGCTCGGCGAGGGCTGCATCACCCAGGCCGTGGACGTCCTCGGCGGCATCCTGCCCGTCGCCGCCGAACAGCACGGCGAGCGCTCCCCGGTCGTCCGCACCCTGCGCAAGCAGTACGCGGCCACCCTCCTGGACGACGGCCAGTACCGGCGCGCGCTGCCCGAACTGCGCCGCCTCGCCGACGAACGCGCCACCGAGGCGGGCCAGGCCGACCCGCAGTC comes from the Streptomyces sp. KMM 9044 genome and includes:
- a CDS encoding serine/threonine-protein kinase — protein: MSTLIGQGGMGQVWTAYDKRLDRRVAVKLLRPDKVAGQEADELRRRFVRECRVTAQVDHPGLVTVHDAGSEGDELFLVMQHVDGADLGDHLAEHAPYPWQWAVAVAAQLCAALSAVHAVPIVHRDLKPRNVMVRQDGTVTVLDLGVASVMDSDTTRLTHTGSPIGSPAYMAPEQAMGGVVGPYTDLYALGVLLHELLSGDVPFAGSTALGVLHRHLYEAPQPVRQVRQEVPEALEALVLRLLAKDPQHRPASAQEVYEHLSLLLPSRGTPTGAPLDPTRPFLRPHAPWPDRARTPAPRPAPAAPLAPVAGKADVAAAVDEVKRLLGEGCITQAVDVLGGILPVAAEQHGERSPVVRTLRKQYAATLLDDGQYRRALPELRRLADERATEAGQADPQSLRYRYEAAQCLEQLGQPAAALSAYRALLPYYENRYVAAGDPQLAHDVRRRIGHLLLALGDRPAAHETLARLLHDVERSQGPGHPLAEEIRRTLQWLGQVRG
- a CDS encoding antitoxin; this translates as MGILDKFKSNRSVQDKAKKASDAAEKEINKRTGGKHESQVDAGQRQAEKRFGLHRDRGRHDQA
- the mfd gene encoding transcription-repair coupling factor, producing MSLHGLLDAVVKDTALAEAISAAADGNRMHVDLVGPSAARPFAVAALARETGRTVLAVTATGREAEDLAAALRSMLPPEEVVEYPSWETLPHERLSPRSDTVGRRLAVLRRLAHPRADDPETGPVSVVVAPVRSVLQPQVKGLGELEPVALRTGGSADLNETVEALAAAAYARVELVEKRGEFAVRGGILDVFPPTEEHPLRVEFWGDDIEEIRYFKVADQRSLEVAEHGLWAPPCRELLLTEDVRERARVLAERHPELGELLGKIAEGIAVEGMESLAPVLVDDMELLLDVLPEGSMGVVCDPERVRTRASDLVATSQEFLQASWAATAGGGEAPIDVGAASLRSIADIRERARELEMMWWSVSPFAADESFASDGGSAGAGGGAEGSDTLKLGMRAPEAYRGDTARALADTKSWLADGWRTVFVTEGHGPAARTVEVLGGEGIPARLAGAADGKAGTGELGEIAPAVVHVACGSIDNGFVDPVLGLAVLTETDLSGQKASGREGARMPARRRKTIDPLTLEPGDHIVHEQHGVGRYIEMVQRTVQGATREYLVVEYAPAKRGQPGDRLYIPTDQLEQITKYVGGEAPTLHRLGGADWTKTKARAKKAVKEIAADLIKLYSARMAAPGHAFGGDTPWQRELEDAFPYAETPDQLTTIAEVKEDMEKTVPMDRLICGDVGYGKTEIAVRAAFKAVQDGKQVAVLVPTTLLVQQHFGTFGDRYAQFPVNVRALSRFQSDTEAKAVLEGLKDGSVDVVIGTHRLFSSETKFKDLGLVIVDEEQRFGVEHKEQLKKLRANVDVLTMSATPIPRTLEMAVTGIREMSTITTPPEERHPVLTFVGPYDQRQIGAAVRRELLREGQVFYIHNRVESIDRAAARLREIVPEARIATAHGQMSESALEQVVVDFWERKFDVLVSTTIVESGIDISNANTLIVERGDNFGLSQLHQLRGRVGRGRDRGYAYFLYPPEKPLTETAHERLATIAQHTEMGAGMYVAMKDLEIRGAGNLLGGEQSGHIAGVGFDLYVRMVGEAVADYRRQLETGGIQEEPPLEVKIELPVDAHVPHDYAPGERLRLQAYRAIAAADKEEDVTAVREELVDRYGTLPEPVENLLLVAGLRMLARACGVGEIVLQGNNIRFAPVELRESQELRLKRLYPGTVIKPTAHQVLVPRPKTAKVGGKPLVGRELLAWVGEFLTSVLGS
- a CDS encoding HNH endonuclease family protein translates to MAAVLLLAGCEVLEEGSGSPAESGGAAQAPDGRAVSPLDNPDGTEPGLTPLTGEADRADGRALIETVRTKGRGPKTGYDRDEFGYAWKDTADGVPFARNGCDTRNDLLKLHGRNVEFRTGSDCVVVSMDVYDPYTGKDIAWKKAKAAEVQIDHVVPLSYSWQMGASRWSKEKRQRLANDVLNLLPVSGSANSAKSDSGPASWLPSNKAIRCSYVVRFAQVAEKYELPVTASDKEMMLKQCGD